One genomic segment of Euwallacea fornicatus isolate EFF26 chromosome 18, ASM4011564v1, whole genome shotgun sequence includes these proteins:
- the LOC136344798 gene encoding kelch-like protein 5 isoform X2: MKKYLQAGKLCDVVLIAGQNGRRVSAHRLVLSAASEYFATMFTGSLSNDDQREITLVDINGDVLQTVVNYCYTGTIEIREDNVETLLATACLMLLHEVVEACSRFLGHQLHPSNCLGIAIFAEHQSCTSLLNEANAYTHQHFMQVILNQEFLQLNVDQMGSLLNSDDLNVSSEEQVFNALMSWIQHDPVKRKKHVGRLLALVKLPFLTPAFLSDQVEPAIGVDTTCQKLIMEAMKWHLLPERRLQMACARSRPRKATIGRLMVVGGMDNSKGATTIESYDPRSDTWIVAHHMSGRRLQFGIALMYDKLLVVGGRDGLKTLNTMECLDLESGAWTQLSPMNTHRHGLGVAVLGGTLYAVGGHDGWSYLNTVERWDPATRSWQYVAPMQNQRCSAGVAVLKGRLYAVGGRDGASCLRTVECYDPYTNKWTLAAPLARRKGCVGVATADGYLYVMGGQDAPANNPTASRFDCVERYDPTTDTWTTVSTLSSKRDAIACTLFGDKLYSVGGYDGNMYLRNVEAYDPIANEWTVLSPLKTGRAGACAIAVSNQVFERGE; encoded by the exons ATGAAGAAATATTTACAGGCAGGAAAGCTATGTGATGTTGTACTAATAGCAGGTCAAAATGGCCGTAGAGTATCTGCCCACAg GTTGGTTTTATCTGCTGCCAGTGAATATTTTGCAACAATGTTCACTGGCAGCCTCAGCAATGATGATCAAAGAGAAATTACATTGGTTGATATCAATGGGGATGTTTTACAAACAGTGGTCAATTACTGCTATACTGGAACTATTGAAATCAG AGAAGACAATGTAGAAACTTTATTGGCTACTGCCTGCCTCATGCTTTTACATGAAGTGGTAGAAGCCTGTTCGAGATTTCTAGGGCATCAATTACATCCAAGCAATTGTTTGggaattgcaatttttgctGAACATCAGTCATGTACAAGTTTGCTCAATGAAGCCAATGCTTATACTCATCAGCATTTTATGCAG GTGATTTTAAATCAAGAATTTCTTCAGTTAAATGTGGATCAGATGGGCAGTTTGCTGAATAGTGATGATCTCAATGTTAGCAGTGAGGAGCAGGTCTTTAATGCTTTAATGAGTTggattcaacatgatccagtGAAAag aAAGAAACATGTTGGTAGGCTACTAGCATTAGTGAAATTGCCATTTTTGACTCCGGCATTTCTCTCGGACCAAGTCGAGCCGGCCATCGGTGTTGACACAACCTGTCAAAAACTTATAATGGAAGCCATGAAGTGGCATCTGCTTCCAGAGAGGCGACTGCAAATGGCCTGCGCTAGAAGTAGGCCGCGGAAAGCTACTATTGGAAGATTAATGGTTGTTG ggGGTATGGACAATAGCAAAGGAGCAACAACAATAGAAAGTTATGACCCAAGATCTGATACTTGGATTGTAGCTCATCATATGAGTGGAAGAAGACTGCAGTTTGGCATAGCTCTAATGTATGACAAGTTGCTGGTTGTTGGAG GACGTGATGGTTTGAAAACTCTAAACACCATGGAGTGTCTGGATTTGGAGAGCGGTGCTTGGACTCAACTTTCTCCCATGAACACACACCGTCATGGATTGGGTGTGGCAGTCTTGGGAGGAACTTTATATGCAGTAGGAGGACATGACGGCTGGAGTTATTTAAATACCGTTGAAAG GTGGGACCCAGCAACTCGTAGCTGGCAGTACGTAGCTCCGATGCAAAATCAGCGCTGTTCGGCAGGAGTAGCTGTGCTTAAAGGACGCTTATATGCAGTGGGAGGCCGCGATGGAGCGAGTTGCCTGCGCACAGTAGAGTGCTACGATCCCTACACGAATAAATGGACTTTAGCTGCCCCATTAGCGAGACGTAAAGGATGTGTGGGAGTAGCTACCGCTGATGGTTACTTGTATGTTATGGGAGGTCAAGATGCTCCTGCCAACAACCCCACTGCTTCAAG ATTTGACTGCGTGGAACGATATGATCCCACTACAGATACCTGGACTACTGTAAGCACTCTTTCGAGCAAACGTGACGCCATCGCCTGCACTCTCTTTGGGGATAAGTTGTATTCTGTGGGGGGTTACGACGGAAATATGTACCTCAGAAATGTGGAGGCCTATGATCCTATTGCTAACGAGTGGACGGTTTTGTCGCCACTGAAAACAGGAAGAGCAGGTGCGTGTGCAATTGCTGTTTCAAATCAGGTATTTGAAAGGGGGGAATAA
- the LOC136344798 gene encoding kelch-like protein 5 isoform X1, whose translation MSLSGSTGSPSKDSGTSANSSMAGSDPHLPRDFSRLSLFSSGSATSQDEHFSCVGHAEHSLSCMKKYLQAGKLCDVVLIAGQNGRRVSAHRLVLSAASEYFATMFTGSLSNDDQREITLVDINGDVLQTVVNYCYTGTIEIREDNVETLLATACLMLLHEVVEACSRFLGHQLHPSNCLGIAIFAEHQSCTSLLNEANAYTHQHFMQVILNQEFLQLNVDQMGSLLNSDDLNVSSEEQVFNALMSWIQHDPVKRKKHVGRLLALVKLPFLTPAFLSDQVEPAIGVDTTCQKLIMEAMKWHLLPERRLQMACARSRPRKATIGRLMVVGGMDNSKGATTIESYDPRSDTWIVAHHMSGRRLQFGIALMYDKLLVVGGRDGLKTLNTMECLDLESGAWTQLSPMNTHRHGLGVAVLGGTLYAVGGHDGWSYLNTVERWDPATRSWQYVAPMQNQRCSAGVAVLKGRLYAVGGRDGASCLRTVECYDPYTNKWTLAAPLARRKGCVGVATADGYLYVMGGQDAPANNPTASRFDCVERYDPTTDTWTTVSTLSSKRDAIACTLFGDKLYSVGGYDGNMYLRNVEAYDPIANEWTVLSPLKTGRAGACAIAVSNQVFERGE comes from the exons atgtCTTTGTCTGGAAGCACAGGAAGTCCCTCAAAGGATTCCGGGACTTCTGCAAATAGCAGTATGGCTGGTAGCGACCCCCATTTACCAAGAGATTTTAGCCG ATTGTCATTATTTTCCTCTGGATCTGCAACATCCCAAGATGAACATTTCAGTTGCGTGGGTCATGCAGAGCATAGCCTGTCATGTATGAAGAAATATTTACAGGCAGGAAAGCTATGTGATGTTGTACTAATAGCAGGTCAAAATGGCCGTAGAGTATCTGCCCACAg GTTGGTTTTATCTGCTGCCAGTGAATATTTTGCAACAATGTTCACTGGCAGCCTCAGCAATGATGATCAAAGAGAAATTACATTGGTTGATATCAATGGGGATGTTTTACAAACAGTGGTCAATTACTGCTATACTGGAACTATTGAAATCAG AGAAGACAATGTAGAAACTTTATTGGCTACTGCCTGCCTCATGCTTTTACATGAAGTGGTAGAAGCCTGTTCGAGATTTCTAGGGCATCAATTACATCCAAGCAATTGTTTGggaattgcaatttttgctGAACATCAGTCATGTACAAGTTTGCTCAATGAAGCCAATGCTTATACTCATCAGCATTTTATGCAG GTGATTTTAAATCAAGAATTTCTTCAGTTAAATGTGGATCAGATGGGCAGTTTGCTGAATAGTGATGATCTCAATGTTAGCAGTGAGGAGCAGGTCTTTAATGCTTTAATGAGTTggattcaacatgatccagtGAAAag aAAGAAACATGTTGGTAGGCTACTAGCATTAGTGAAATTGCCATTTTTGACTCCGGCATTTCTCTCGGACCAAGTCGAGCCGGCCATCGGTGTTGACACAACCTGTCAAAAACTTATAATGGAAGCCATGAAGTGGCATCTGCTTCCAGAGAGGCGACTGCAAATGGCCTGCGCTAGAAGTAGGCCGCGGAAAGCTACTATTGGAAGATTAATGGTTGTTG ggGGTATGGACAATAGCAAAGGAGCAACAACAATAGAAAGTTATGACCCAAGATCTGATACTTGGATTGTAGCTCATCATATGAGTGGAAGAAGACTGCAGTTTGGCATAGCTCTAATGTATGACAAGTTGCTGGTTGTTGGAG GACGTGATGGTTTGAAAACTCTAAACACCATGGAGTGTCTGGATTTGGAGAGCGGTGCTTGGACTCAACTTTCTCCCATGAACACACACCGTCATGGATTGGGTGTGGCAGTCTTGGGAGGAACTTTATATGCAGTAGGAGGACATGACGGCTGGAGTTATTTAAATACCGTTGAAAG GTGGGACCCAGCAACTCGTAGCTGGCAGTACGTAGCTCCGATGCAAAATCAGCGCTGTTCGGCAGGAGTAGCTGTGCTTAAAGGACGCTTATATGCAGTGGGAGGCCGCGATGGAGCGAGTTGCCTGCGCACAGTAGAGTGCTACGATCCCTACACGAATAAATGGACTTTAGCTGCCCCATTAGCGAGACGTAAAGGATGTGTGGGAGTAGCTACCGCTGATGGTTACTTGTATGTTATGGGAGGTCAAGATGCTCCTGCCAACAACCCCACTGCTTCAAG ATTTGACTGCGTGGAACGATATGATCCCACTACAGATACCTGGACTACTGTAAGCACTCTTTCGAGCAAACGTGACGCCATCGCCTGCACTCTCTTTGGGGATAAGTTGTATTCTGTGGGGGGTTACGACGGAAATATGTACCTCAGAAATGTGGAGGCCTATGATCCTATTGCTAACGAGTGGACGGTTTTGTCGCCACTGAAAACAGGAAGAGCAGGTGCGTGTGCAATTGCTGTTTCAAATCAGGTATTTGAAAGGGGGGAATAA
- the Elp5 gene encoding elongator complex protein 5 gives MLRSYINAVPCTKFILLADSLESRDVKLFDCIVKGHLAQKHKIHLCVFEGVFKKAQDKFQSSSNITLHNFVSGDNELRDHEAFEELCSGFLNNEVVIIDSLANAILQYGLSLCYKVFNFLRNNKALKQIITVLHKDLLSSDLSQATLYFNNLVTLNIDIQPKFMTDSLRLCYQYKKSGGRIISEIEEYRFEGESLITTKVAKPDADKLLTKIAPNSVNPEDLTTFKIRLTDEEKLSRDRVVLPYLPSANKEDPSTEGHIFYQFDEVDDWDEEDPDDDLDI, from the exons ATGTTAAGGTCATATATTAATGCAGTTCCGTGTACCAAGTTTATTCTGTTAGCAG ATTCACTCGAGAGTCGAGACGTTAAGTTGTTTGACTGCATAGTGAAAGGACATTTGgctcaaaaacataaaatacatttatgtgtgtttgaaGGTGTTTTCAAAAAAGCCCAAGATAAGTTTCAATCCAGTTCAAATATCACACTTCACAACTTTGTGTCAGGTGATAATGAATTGAGGGATCATGAAGCTTTTGAGGAATTATGTTCAGGCTTCCTTAACAATGAGGTAGTCATCATTGACTCATTGGCAAATGCAATATTGCAATATGGCCTCTCACTGTGTTAcaaggtttttaattttttaagaaacaataAAG CATTGAAACAAATAATCACAGTTCTACACAAGGACCTCCTGTCAAGTGATTTATCTCAAGCAACTTTGTATTTCAACAATTTGGTTACATTGAACATAGATATCCAACCAAAATTTATGACTGATTCTCTCCGATTATGTTATCAGTACAAAAAATCAGGAGGTAGGATAATTTCTGAG ATTGAAGAATATAGGTTTGAAGGAGAAAGTTTGATAACTACTAAAGTGGCCAAGCCAGATGCTGATAAGTTATTGACTAAAATAGCTCCTAATTCTGTGAATCCTGAAGATTTAACTACATTTAAAATCAGGTTAACTGATGAGGAGAAGCTTTCTAGAGATAGAGTGGTTTTGCCATATTTACCCAG TGCTAACAAAGAGGATCCTTCAACTGAAGGCCacatattttatcaatttgatGAAGTCGATGACTGGGATGAGGAGGATCCAGATGATGATTTAGACATTTAG